A DNA window from Chryseobacterium sp. MEBOG06 contains the following coding sequences:
- a CDS encoding HNH endonuclease signature motif containing protein, with protein MSTKIFRVAPPAAAAGSTVYGAGVAEEAKTNAINNYNGISKIVNSNINITIIALKAISTIGITVANRVLHSEGENKKSSKPDSGKTEGNEAGDKEGLGKIQKPGTGKGTVAKEDRDAKRTLSKKEKTELIEEKDNKCEGCNKEVTPETSNAHHTIRHADGGETTKENTNILCKDCHKEIHKP; from the coding sequence GTGTCAACAAAAATATTTCGTGTTGCTCCGCCTGCTGCTGCTGCTGGATCAACTGTATATGGTGCAGGTGTTGCTGAAGAAGCGAAAACCAATGCCATTAATAATTATAATGGTATATCCAAGATTGTTAATAGCAATATAAACATTACGATTATTGCTCTAAAGGCAATTTCTACGATTGGGATAACAGTTGCTAACCGTGTCTTGCACAGCGAGGGTGAAAATAAAAAGAGTAGTAAACCCGATTCTGGAAAAACTGAGGGTAATGAAGCAGGTGATAAAGAAGGGCTAGGAAAAATTCAAAAACCTGGAACCGGAAAAGGGACTGTTGCGAAAGAAGATAGAGATGCTAAAAGGACACTATCCAAAAAAGAAAAAACAGAATTAATTGAAGAAAAAGATAATAAATGTGAAGGGTGTAATAAAGAAGTAACCCCAGAAACTTCAAATGCTCACCATACAATTAGGCACGCGGACGGAGGAGAAACAACGAAAGAGAACACGAACATTTTATGCAAAGATTGCCATAAAGAAATACATAAACCATGA
- a CDS encoding RHS repeat-associated core domain-containing protein, translating into MQNKYIYHYTDQLGNIRLSFYKGAGGNAVIDRVTNYYPFGLEFNENIVPAGSISQNYRYSAQGQEKQEDTKWSSFKWRNYDPTFGRFFSVDPLAEQYHTWSTYAFSGNRVVDSRELEGLEPKKVNEVSLPSDPIEFGELIYGGINSVRAAVANSVGRTVNVFTNDAISNQYKVEGGTLTLETGVPKESFGEKVVNGSYDLATIAMAAAGGPKGALMGKGGKAPAIKAVEEIKDAAKAVHGNSKLSTKPQHNYDVVDTKANNDVVKTGISGSKLNQNGTSRKGNVQANKWNRDENSPGRYKAVVTSQTPTGEGARIKALRKEKENADFNRETLDKEKHQRP; encoded by the coding sequence ATACAAAACAAGTATATTTACCATTATACCGACCAGTTAGGAAACATAAGGCTGTCTTTTTATAAAGGAGCGGGCGGTAATGCTGTAATAGACAGGGTAACGAATTATTATCCTTTTGGATTGGAGTTTAATGAGAACATTGTTCCTGCGGGTTCAATCTCTCAAAACTACAGGTATTCTGCTCAGGGACAGGAAAAACAGGAAGATACCAAGTGGAGTTCTTTTAAATGGCGAAATTATGATCCTACTTTTGGAAGATTCTTTAGTGTAGATCCTCTTGCAGAGCAGTATCATACATGGTCAACCTATGCCTTTAGCGGAAACAGGGTTGTTGACTCCAGAGAACTGGAAGGATTAGAGCCTAAAAAAGTGAATGAAGTCAGCCTTCCATCCGATCCTATAGAATTTGGGGAGCTTATTTACGGGGGAATCAATAGTGTAAGAGCTGCGGTAGCTAATTCAGTAGGAAGAACTGTTAACGTTTTTACCAACGATGCAATAAGCAATCAATATAAAGTTGAGGGCGGAACTCTTACTTTGGAAACGGGCGTTCCGAAAGAATCTTTTGGTGAGAAAGTAGTCAATGGATCTTATGATCTGGCAACTATAGCAATGGCTGCAGCCGGGGGACCTAAAGGTGCCCTGATGGGAAAAGGAGGAAAGGCTCCTGCGATAAAAGCTGTTGAAGAGATTAAGGATGCTGCCAAAGCAGTTCACGGAAATTCAAAGCTTAGTACGAAGCCTCAGCATAACTATGATGTTGTGGATACGAAAGCAAATAATGATGTCGTAAAAACAGGTATCAGTGGAAGTAAACTTAACCAAAATGGAACTTCTCGAAAAGGGAATGTACAGGCTAACAAATGGAATAGAGATGAAAATTCTCCAGGTAGATATAAAGCGGTTGTAACTAGCCAAACACCCACAGGAGAAGGCGCAAGAATAAAAGCATTAAGAAAAGAAAAGGAAAATGCTGATTTCAACAGAGAAACGTTAGATAAAGAAAAACATCAAAGACCATAA
- a CDS encoding RHS repeat-associated core domain-containing protein, translated as MPVNSILKYYRYSTQGQEKQEDTKWSSFKWRNYDPTFGRFFSIDPLSEKYAYQSHYNFSENRVVDGRELEGLEWFGVVTRVIPLIENSSVKPTIIETVTKVGEVGTKQSETITKAQQEHFNRGRRIETEQISKMNEEGKEVTKNTKNFEAIDSKTGKTGGTRPDGFTKEGNPVEVKNVGKQSFTKQLRLQDNLVEGKRLILRINEKATLTEPLKKSGIDIQTYNIAPIKVDNLKVNLPPPPQMNPIPVNKCAKDPNCV; from the coding sequence ATTCCTGTAAATTCAATATTAAAATACTACAGGTATTCTACTCAGGGACAGGAAAAACAGGAAGATACCAAATGGAGCTCTTTTAAATGGCGAAATTACGATCCTACTTTTGGAAGATTCTTTAGTATAGATCCACTGAGTGAAAAGTATGCTTATCAATCGCATTATAACTTCTCGGAAAACAGAGTTGTTGATGGTAGAGAACTAGAAGGGTTGGAATGGTTTGGTGTTGTTACAAGGGTCATACCGCTTATTGAGAATTCTTCCGTAAAACCCACTATTATTGAGACAGTTACTAAGGTAGGTGAAGTAGGAACTAAGCAGAGTGAGACTATTACTAAAGCGCAACAAGAGCACTTTAATAGAGGAAGAAGAATTGAAACAGAGCAAATTAGTAAAATGAATGAGGAAGGGAAAGAAGTAACAAAAAATACTAAGAATTTTGAGGCTATAGATTCAAAAACTGGAAAAACTGGTGGAACAAGACCTGATGGTTTTACCAAGGAAGGGAATCCTGTTGAAGTAAAAAATGTAGGAAAACAAAGCTTTACAAAACAATTAAGATTACAGGATAATTTGGTAGAAGGTAAGAGGTTGATTTTAAGGATTAATGAAAAAGCAACTTTAACAGAACCGTTAAAAAAATCTGGCATAGATATTCAAACTTATAATATTGCACCTATTAAAGTTGATAATCTTAAAGTAAATCTACCACCACCACCACAAATGAACCCTATACCTGTAAATAAATGTGCTAAAGACCCTAATTGTGTATAA
- a CDS encoding polymorphic toxin type 8 domain-containing protein gives MAKAGRSGKQARLKELGNDSKVSSFNRGWIKNEMRHIKNGDRKTIRNPRNSRNSKTRGTELAHPRKQRAKDGNSYENAKFQDADLHKLEHKYGGYK, from the coding sequence TTGGCTAAAGCTGGAAGATCAGGTAAACAGGCAAGATTAAAAGAATTAGGGAATGATTCCAAAGTAAGTAGCTTTAATCGTGGTTGGATTAAGAATGAAATGAGACATATAAAAAATGGGGACAGAAAAACCATACGTAATCCAAGAAATTCACGAAATTCAAAAACAAGGGGAACTGAATTAGCGCATCCACGGAAGCAAAGAGCTAAAGATGGTAATAGTTATGAGAATGCAAAGTTCCAAGACGCAGATTTACATAAATTAGAACATAAATATGGCGGATACAAATAA
- a CDS encoding SMI1/KNR4 family protein, with product MYNKEINEFIYKFSNLGLDSSSDGAIMIGKAPFKGPEAWLNIIYPKVKEEEIAILERELNTTIPESYKHFLMGYSNGGNFLSSTLSLYGFRRQLTRDPKANSRQPFSPISANIYEQPDNAKESYFFIGSYQWDRSRLYIDKDTNIVHCCERWDATSKVQWSSFEEMLLSELKRLYRLFDDKGKEIDEDASTVPY from the coding sequence ATGTATAATAAAGAAATTAATGAATTTATTTATAAGTTTTCAAACTTAGGATTAGATAGTTCAAGTGATGGAGCCATAATGATTGGTAAAGCTCCATTTAAAGGACCAGAAGCTTGGCTGAATATAATTTATCCAAAGGTTAAAGAAGAAGAAATAGCTATACTTGAAAGAGAATTAAACACTACAATTCCTGAAAGTTATAAGCATTTTTTAATGGGTTATAGCAATGGAGGCAACTTCTTATCATCTACTCTTAGTTTATATGGATTTAGAAGGCAACTAACAAGAGACCCTAAAGCAAATTCAAGGCAACCTTTTTCTCCAATTTCCGCTAATATATATGAACAACCAGATAATGCAAAAGAAAGCTATTTTTTTATTGGAAGCTATCAATGGGATAGATCCCGTCTGTATATAGATAAAGATACTAATATCGTTCATTGTTGTGAAAGGTGGGACGCGACTTCAAAAGTTCAATGGAGTTCTTTTGAAGAAATGTTACTATCTGAATTAAAACGTTTGTATAGATTATTTGATGATAAAGGAAAAGAAATTGATGAGGATGCTTCAACAGTTCCATACTAA
- a CDS encoding NUMOD4 domain-containing protein, translating to MKLPHELEDKYVKEVLYNHSLENLPGEQWKAIEGFENYEISNYGRLKSLSRLSHISLGVEHWVSEKIRKLRFTRQYNKYLKEYVYNVHCGLSLEGHKYTRSVARLVYYHFVEKFDVEDRSFVISCKDNNVFNKHSSNLEKISVKEKRLTIFRKNRSRNVHIDYMKPVSQYTVEGEFIASFESIYAVEEKLGIACESIMDVINKNILTSGTFRWFLQNNPPKKEDFYMVKMSDTLNGSLNKYLWEKLGKPIIDKGNPPSCFNLSVKDLPGEYWAPVPISGFESRFVLSNKGRIKRLSGWISKGRIMFLQEKILSQKLIINNEKTYSLSCTLSNEGKYVRVVMSKLLYCCFVEKFDLSDRNLMVVNESDPLWDIDISKLSLHPANYVLKEKYRNYDRPGS from the coding sequence ATGAAACTACCACATGAACTAGAGGATAAATATGTAAAAGAAGTTCTCTATAACCATTCCTTAGAAAACCTTCCTGGTGAACAATGGAAGGCGATTGAAGGTTTTGAGAATTATGAAATATCCAATTATGGAAGGTTAAAGAGCCTGAGTCGTCTTTCTCATATATCATTAGGAGTAGAACATTGGGTTTCCGAAAAAATCCGAAAGTTGCGTTTTACCAGACAGTATAATAAATATCTTAAAGAGTATGTTTATAATGTTCACTGTGGATTATCTCTGGAAGGTCATAAGTATACAAGATCTGTTGCTCGCTTGGTGTACTATCACTTTGTAGAAAAATTTGATGTCGAGGATCGTTCTTTTGTGATTTCATGTAAGGATAATAACGTATTTAATAAACATAGCAGCAATTTAGAGAAAATTTCAGTCAAAGAGAAACGTCTTACTATCTTTCGCAAGAACCGATCAAGAAACGTACATATTGATTATATGAAGCCTGTCAGTCAATATACTGTAGAAGGAGAATTTATCGCTAGTTTTGAAAGTATATATGCTGTAGAAGAAAAATTAGGTATTGCTTGCGAAAGCATTATGGATGTTATCAATAAAAATATCCTAACCTCAGGAACATTTCGATGGTTTTTGCAAAATAATCCTCCCAAAAAAGAGGATTTTTACATGGTCAAAATGTCAGATACCTTAAATGGTTCACTTAATAAGTATCTTTGGGAAAAGCTAGGTAAGCCCATAATCGACAAGGGTAATCCTCCTTCCTGTTTTAACTTGTCAGTTAAAGATCTTCCCGGAGAGTACTGGGCTCCAGTTCCCATTTCCGGTTTTGAATCTCGATTTGTCTTATCTAATAAGGGTAGGATAAAAAGATTAAGTGGTTGGATTTCAAAAGGACGAATTATGTTTTTGCAGGAAAAAATATTATCCCAAAAACTGATTATTAATAATGAAAAAACGTATTCTCTATCATGTACATTAAGTAATGAAGGAAAATATGTTCGGGTTGTAATGAGTAAATTGCTCTATTGTTGTTTTGTAGAAAAATTTGATTTATCAGACAGAAATTTGATGGTGGTCAATGAAAGTGATCCTTTATGGGATATTGATATTTCAAAACTCTCGCTGCACCCGGCTAATTATGTGCTGAAGGAAAAATATAGAAATTATGATAGACCTGGTTCTTAG
- a CDS encoding DUF4262 domain-containing protein yields MNKAEFLSNIKSHIKDFGYHVTIVTGNSPLPKYYYTIGLNQKFKFELAFAGGAIYKNEEIKKIINFIVEKLNINTFDNNFNIQLDNLGSFTISLIHESWSHLMFDGIFDYYGSSDIKVFQIIPDTEHKTLEIPDMSIKFDEKNQPVWQWLVKDWIYPIDQNSIVFTDIDALFGKKILELMRWEESEWEMFTDDGTQIPKHMKRAVSFGTILGIDDGLNPAMYLPIEKGLRRENGNSEWNNWG; encoded by the coding sequence ATGAACAAAGCAGAATTTTTAAGTAACATAAAATCTCATATAAAAGATTTTGGTTATCATGTAACAATTGTAACAGGTAATTCTCCATTACCCAAATATTATTATACTATTGGGCTTAATCAAAAATTTAAATTTGAACTTGCATTTGCTGGAGGAGCAATATATAAAAACGAGGAAATAAAGAAAATTATCAATTTTATTGTTGAAAAATTAAATATCAATACTTTCGATAATAATTTTAATATTCAATTAGATAATCTCGGAAGTTTCACTATTTCATTAATTCATGAGTCATGGAGCCATCTCATGTTTGATGGTATTTTTGATTATTATGGAAGTAGTGATATTAAGGTGTTTCAAATAATTCCTGACACAGAGCACAAAACTCTTGAAATACCCGATATGTCAATTAAATTTGATGAAAAAAATCAACCTGTTTGGCAATGGTTAGTAAAAGATTGGATTTATCCAATAGATCAGAATTCAATAGTTTTCACTGATATTGATGCTTTATTTGGAAAAAAAATCTTAGAGCTTATGAGATGGGAAGAATCGGAATGGGAAATGTTTACTGATGATGGAACCCAAATTCCTAAGCATATGAAAAGAGCCGTTTCATTTGGTACTATCTTAGGAATTGATGATGGTTTGAATCCAGCTATGTATTTGCCAATTGAAAAAGGATTACGGAGAGAAAATGGAAATTCAGAGTGGAATAATTGGGGATAA
- a CDS encoding SMI1/KNR4 family protein codes for MKIIDKCNQILNELYKFSSEVLYLGDNILDSRLENLEQKIGLKLPQDFKYILKKHNGITLAGTEIYGLSENFRGNSLDEIYNFEHREVENPMPIFFFPFSPDGQGNHYCLDLSKLNENICPIVFWQWDFEYENIEEVEVCNTNFAEWIGEVMIDWTLQNYNYDGTEKL; via the coding sequence ATGAAAATAATTGATAAATGTAACCAAATACTAAATGAGTTATATAAATTTTCATCTGAAGTTTTGTACTTAGGTGATAATATTTTAGACTCTCGATTGGAGAATTTGGAACAAAAAATAGGATTAAAACTTCCTCAAGATTTTAAATATATTTTGAAGAAACACAATGGAATCACACTGGCAGGAACTGAAATTTATGGATTGTCAGAAAATTTTAGAGGCAATTCCCTTGATGAAATTTATAACTTCGAGCATAGGGAAGTAGAAAATCCAATGCCTATTTTTTTCTTCCCTTTTTCACCAGATGGCCAAGGAAATCATTATTGTTTAGACTTGTCAAAATTAAATGAAAATATTTGCCCAATAGTATTTTGGCAATGGGACTTTGAATATGAAAATATTGAAGAGGTGGAGGTCTGCAATACAAATTTTGCAGAGTGGATTGGTGAAGTCATGATAGACTGGACTCTCCAAAATTACAATTATGATGGTACAGAAAAATTATAA
- a CDS encoding RHS repeat-associated core domain-containing protein: MGFLILLAFIQYCIVHANSISQNYRYSTQGQEKQEDTKWSSFKWRNYDPTIGRFFNIDPLSEKYAYQSHYNFSENRVVDGRELEGLEWVSTKIFRVAPPATASGSTTYGAGVAEEAKTNAINNYNGISKIVNSNINNTIIALKAISTIGITVANRVLHSEDNGQKVDNKDNKDNKENKEKESGSYTNHHRSGKKYHGKGDKSRAEKSGTEKAKEYDDLLEKTDWTPSKNTREGYKDESKRMDTDAEGDKKGYKSDKNYNKRDSPGTKYRKQDEQNTLTNN, encoded by the coding sequence GTGGGGTTTCTAATCCTCTTGGCTTTTATTCAGTATTGTATTGTTCATGCCAACTCAATCTCCCAGAACTACAGGTATTCCACCCAGGGACAGGAAAAACAGGAGGATACCAAGTGGAGCTCTTTTAAATGGCGAAATTATGATCCAACAATAGGAAGGTTCTTTAATATAGATCCGCTTAGTGAAAAATATGCTTATCAGTCACATTACAATTTCTCAGAAAATAGGGTTGTTGATGGTAGAGAGCTGGAAGGGTTGGAATGGGTGTCAACGAAAATATTTCGTGTTGCTCCGCCTGCTACTGCTTCTGGATCAACTACATATGGTGCAGGTGTTGCTGAAGAAGCGAAAACCAATGCCATTAATAATTATAATGGCATATCCAAGATTGTTAATAGCAATATAAACAATACGATTATTGCTCTAAAGGCAATTTCTACGATTGGGATAACAGTTGCTAACCGTGTCTTGCACAGTGAGGATAATGGTCAGAAGGTAGACAACAAAGACAATAAAGACAACAAAGAGAACAAAGAGAAGGAATCTGGATCATACACAAATCATCATAGAAGTGGTAAAAAATATCATGGCAAAGGAGATAAAAGTAGGGCAGAAAAATCAGGAACTGAAAAGGCAAAGGAATATGATGATCTTCTAGAGAAGACTGATTGGACTCCGTCTAAAAATACTAGAGAAGGGTATAAAGATGAATCAAAAAGAATGGACACAGATGCAGAAGGGGATAAGAAAGGATATAAAAGTGATAAAAATTATAATAAGCGAGATTCGCCAGGTACAAAGTACAGAAAGCAAGATGAACAAAATACACTAACAAATAATTAA
- a CDS encoding YfbM family protein, whose translation MGCLGVLFSLDEKIALKLKSFKSDEDRLEFLQEDIEEEFMENEPERFAEVDQSWDGLHRSLTDGKLEWDNGTFPLNHVILGGQKIYHKNDYIMSLKTPEQVVEIAKAIEKVSIKDLKEGYGQIKSDDKEYAEFLSEDDFEYTWTWFKNSVEFWKNAASEGRFVLFTADQ comes from the coding sequence ATGGGATGTTTAGGTGTACTTTTTTCGCTTGACGAAAAAATAGCTTTAAAACTAAAATCTTTTAAGTCTGACGAAGACAGGTTAGAATTCCTGCAAGAAGATATTGAAGAAGAATTTATGGAAAATGAACCTGAAAGATTTGCAGAGGTTGATCAATCTTGGGACGGATTACATAGAAGTTTAACAGATGGGAAACTTGAGTGGGACAATGGAACTTTTCCACTTAATCATGTCATTTTGGGTGGACAAAAAATTTATCATAAAAATGATTATATTATGTCTTTAAAAACACCAGAACAGGTCGTAGAAATAGCCAAAGCTATCGAAAAAGTCTCTATAAAAGATTTAAAAGAGGGATACGGTCAAATTAAATCTGACGATAAAGAGTATGCGGAATTCTTAAGTGAAGATGATTTTGAATATACATGGACATGGTTTAAAAACTCTGTGGAATTTTGGAAAAATGCAGCATCTGAAGGACGTTTTGTGTTATTTACAGCTGATCAGTAA
- a CDS encoding ankyrin repeat domain-containing protein, with protein MKKEVNSNNVNQLKNEERQNLLHESISSGSYDVLKYLLSININVNAQDNEGMTPLHYCGLYRSQTATRQLLENRSIEINKKDDYGNNPLWTAVFNARGNYDVVKLLKEHGADQNSKNNKNMSPLDFCKEIEDKNMETILLL; from the coding sequence TTGAAAAAAGAAGTAAATTCAAACAATGTAAACCAATTAAAAAATGAAGAAAGGCAAAATCTTTTGCATGAATCTATTTCTAGCGGATCTTATGATGTGTTAAAATATCTTTTGAGTATAAACATTAATGTAAATGCTCAAGATAACGAGGGAATGACCCCATTGCATTATTGTGGCCTTTATCGTAGTCAAACCGCAACTAGACAGCTGCTTGAAAACAGGAGTATTGAAATAAACAAGAAAGATGATTATGGGAATAATCCATTGTGGACAGCGGTATTCAATGCAAGAGGGAATTATGATGTTGTGAAGCTACTGAAAGAGCATGGTGCAGATCAAAACTCAAAGAATAACAAAAATATGTCTCCTCTGGATTTTTGTAAAGAAATTGAAGATAAAAACATGGAGACAATTCTTTTATTGTAG
- a CDS encoding SMI1/KNR4 family protein yields MYNKEINEFIYKFSNLGLDSSSDGAIMIGKAPFKGPEAWLNIIYPKVKEEEIVILERELNTTIPENYKHFLMDYSNGGNFLSSTLSLDGFRRHLTRDPKANSRQPFSLVTPNLYERPENSLDNYFFIGGYQWDGSLLYIDKDTNIVHCCAVDDATSKVQWSSFEEMLLSELKRLYRLFDDKGKEIDEDASTLPY; encoded by the coding sequence ATGTATAATAAAGAAATTAATGAATTTATTTATAAGTTTTCAAACTTAGGATTAGATAGTTCAAGTGATGGAGCCATAATGATTGGTAAAGCACCATTTAAAGGACCAGAAGCTTGGCTGAATATAATTTATCCAAAGGTTAAAGAAGAGGAAATAGTTATTCTTGAAAGAGAATTAAACACTACAATTCCTGAAAATTATAAGCATTTTTTAATGGACTATAGTAATGGAGGCAATTTTCTCTCTTCTACTCTTAGTTTAGATGGATTTAGAAGGCACTTGACCCGTGATCCCAAAGCAAATTCAAGGCAACCTTTTTCTCTTGTAACACCAAATCTGTATGAAAGACCAGAAAACTCTCTAGATAATTATTTCTTTATTGGCGGTTATCAATGGGACGGTTCTCTTTTATACATCGATAAGGACACTAATATTGTTCATTGCTGTGCGGTTGATGATGCAACCTCTAAAGTTCAATGGAGTTCTTTTGAAGAAATGTTACTATCTGAATTAAAACGTTTGTATAGATTATTTGATGATAAAGGAAAAGAAATTGATGAGGATGCTTCAACACTTCCATACTAA
- a CDS encoding suppressor of fused domain protein, which yields MSEQASTENKELVNYITSIVGINKIVDRHWDKGKKNFIDIFSCDDPIYTRIKFCGTIGISDYPNKIEMEDGSFKNIPIELLISGYKEFDMLSNILSTAGFYITKNGWECQPGSVFMRIVEMYYETSEMKHILFTTPFLWADKLEPLNLETKTVNWLLCIPISEKELEYRMENGASALEDVFLEKDIDIFDINRKSAI from the coding sequence ATGTCTGAGCAAGCTTCTACAGAAAACAAAGAACTGGTAAACTATATAACAAGTATTGTTGGTATTAATAAAATTGTTGATCGCCATTGGGACAAAGGCAAAAAAAATTTTATAGATATCTTCTCATGTGATGACCCAATATATACAAGAATAAAATTTTGTGGTACAATAGGTATTTCAGATTATCCAAATAAAATAGAAATGGAAGATGGTAGCTTTAAGAATATACCAATTGAACTGCTTATTAGTGGATATAAAGAATTTGATATGTTATCTAATATTCTTTCCACAGCAGGATTTTATATTACCAAAAATGGTTGGGAATGTCAGCCCGGCTCTGTATTTATGCGAATCGTGGAAATGTATTATGAAACTTCAGAAATGAAACATATCTTGTTTACAACTCCCTTTCTGTGGGCAGATAAATTGGAGCCGTTGAACCTTGAAACAAAGACTGTGAATTGGCTTCTATGTATTCCAATTTCTGAAAAAGAACTCGAATACAGAATGGAAAATGGGGCTTCAGCACTGGAAGATGTATTTCTAGAAAAAGACATTGACATATTTGATATTAATAGGAAATCAGCCATCTAA
- a CDS encoding SMI1/KNR4 family protein, producing MYKEINALIYKFENLGLGSSSDGAILIGKAPHVAPEAWLNELFPTLNESEICSLEEQLKTTIPKGYKDFLMNFSNGLIFLSSTLSFYGLRRQLNRSNLVSSRQPYSIITPNFSERPENAMESFFFIGSYNWDGSHLFIDKETNIVHCCERWDATSKVQWSSFEEMLLSELKRLYRLFDDKGKEIDEDASTLPY from the coding sequence ATGTATAAAGAAATAAATGCTCTTATATATAAGTTCGAAAATCTAGGATTGGGAAGTTCAAGCGATGGCGCAATTTTGATTGGTAAAGCACCTCATGTAGCGCCTGAAGCATGGTTAAATGAGTTGTTTCCCACTTTAAATGAGTCAGAAATATGTAGTTTAGAAGAACAGTTAAAGACAACCATACCTAAAGGATATAAAGACTTTTTAATGAATTTTAGTAATGGACTTATTTTTTTATCATCCACACTTAGCTTTTATGGACTAAGAAGACAGTTAAATCGCAGTAATTTAGTGAGCTCACGTCAGCCATATTCTATCATTACTCCAAATTTTTCAGAAAGACCGGAGAATGCAATGGAAAGTTTTTTCTTCATTGGAAGCTATAATTGGGATGGTTCACATTTATTTATAGATAAAGAAACAAATATCGTTCATTGTTGTGAAAGATGGGACGCGACTTCAAAAGTTCAATGGAGTTCTTTTGAAGAAATGTTATTATCTGAATTAAAACGTTTGTATAGATTATTTGATGATAAAGGAAAAGAAATTGATGAGGATGCTTCAACACTTCCATACTAA
- a CDS encoding DUF2750 domain-containing protein, which yields MADTNKKIENILQMSEDERYNYFIRKVADFEELWGLNDDGWALLGDSDDNRIFPIWPEREFAELCAVDQWKNYKPEVIRLDNFIEKWIPGMTNDKTLVNVFLTPNAKGTIISADDLYADLQEELEQYE from the coding sequence ATGGCGGATACAAATAAGAAAATAGAAAACATTTTACAAATGTCAGAAGATGAAAGGTATAATTATTTCATCAGAAAAGTAGCAGATTTTGAAGAATTATGGGGATTAAATGATGATGGATGGGCTTTACTTGGAGATAGCGATGACAATAGAATATTTCCAATATGGCCGGAAAGAGAATTTGCAGAACTGTGTGCTGTTGATCAATGGAAAAATTATAAACCTGAAGTAATAAGATTAGATAATTTTATTGAAAAATGGATTCCAGGTATGACCAATGACAAAACATTAGTAAATGTTTTTCTTACTCCAAATGCCAAAGGAACAATAATATCTGCAGATGATCTTTATGCAGATTTACAAGAAGAATTAGAACAGTATGAATAA
- a CDS encoding Imm26 family immunity protein, whose amino-acid sequence MKEEDQLINPILTEDYRTKEIKLRNQKNQKNQKNQQTMAKRFKITKGDIFTIPITSDETGFGQLVELPDKYTLIIIVFNYKALTTDIFDVGNIIKKDILFLGYTNDAKLYHKDWEIIGNRTDNLMNVSMPCFKLGLPNDDYPDGARLVNYKGDVIANINKSQFDKLSFETEVGPIRFEKALRAHFGLEEWIPDNYDKILYEKTLESVKIAEEILES is encoded by the coding sequence ATGAAGGAGGAGGACCAACTAATAAATCCAATCCTAACGGAGGATTACAGAACAAAAGAAATCAAATTAAGAAACCAAAAGAACCAAAAGAACCAAAAGAACCAACAGACAATGGCTAAAAGATTCAAAATTACGAAAGGTGATATTTTTACAATACCAATTACAAGTGACGAAACAGGTTTTGGACAGCTTGTTGAACTACCGGATAAATACACTCTTATAATTATAGTCTTTAATTATAAAGCTTTAACAACGGATATTTTTGATGTAGGGAATATTATTAAAAAAGATATTCTGTTTTTAGGATATACAAATGATGCTAAACTATATCATAAAGATTGGGAGATAATTGGAAATAGAACTGACAACTTAATGAATGTTTCAATGCCCTGTTTTAAATTAGGTTTACCAAATGACGACTATCCCGATGGAGCACGGTTAGTTAATTATAAAGGAGATGTGATTGCCAATATTAATAAAAGTCAATTTGATAAATTAAGTTTTGAAACAGAGGTTGGACCTATTCGATTTGAGAAAGCGCTAAGAGCACACTTTGGTTTAGAGGAATGGATTCCTGACAATTATGATAAAATTTTGTATGAGAAAACCCTAGAATCAGTGAAAATTGCAGAGGAAATATTAGAGTCATAA